From the genome of Symphalangus syndactylus isolate Jambi chromosome 7, NHGRI_mSymSyn1-v2.1_pri, whole genome shotgun sequence, one region includes:
- the LYNX1 gene encoding ly-6/neurotoxin-like protein 1, whose product MTTPLLTLILVVLMGLPLAQALDCHVCAYNGDNCFNPMRCPAMVAYCMTTRTYYTPTRMKVSKSCVPRCFETVYDGYSKHASTTSCCQYDLCNGAGLATPATLALAAILLATLWGLL is encoded by the exons ATGACGACGCCCCTGCTCACCCTGATCCTGGTGGTCCTCATGGGCTTACCTCTGG CCCAGGCCTTGGACTGCCACGTGTGTGCCTACAACGGAGACAACTGCTTCAACCCCATGCGCTGCCCGGCTATGGTTGCCTACTGCATGACCACGCGCACCT ACTACACCCCCACTAGGATGAAGGTCAGTAAGTCCTGCGTGCCCCGCTGCTTCGAGACTGTGTATGATGGCTACTCCAAGCACGCGTCCACCACCTCCTGCTGCCAGTACGACCTCTGCAACGGCGCCGGCCTTGCCACCCCAGCCACCCTGGCCCTGGCCGCCATCCTCCTGGCCACCCTCTGGGGTCTGCTCTAA
- the LY6D gene encoding lymphocyte antigen 6D translates to MPLAGGRPTPAQPVPIRPQQCRGPHCSGTTSEMRTVLLLLATLAVARGPALALRCHVCTSSSNCKQPEVCPASSHFCKTLNTVEPLRGNLVKKDCAESCTPSYTLQGQVSSGTGSIQCCQEDLCNEKLHNAAPTRTALAHSALSLGLALGLLAVVLAPSL, encoded by the exons ATGCCGCTGGCTGGCGGACGGCCCACCCCCGCCCAGCCCGTGCCTATAAGGCCTCAGCAGTGCAGGGGCCCCCACTGCTCCGGGACGACATCAGAGATGAGGACAGTCCTGCTGCTCCTTGCAACCCTGGCCGTGGCTAGGGGGCCAG CCCTTGCCCTGCGCTGCCACGTGTGCACCAGCTCCAGCAACTGCAAGCAGCCTGAGGTCTGCCCGGCCAGCTCTCACTTCTGCAAGACCCTGAACACAG TGGAGCCTCTGAGGGGGAATCTGGTGAAGAAGGACTGTGCGGAGTCGTGCACACCCAGCTACACCCTGCAAGGCCAGGTCAGCAGCGGCACCGGCTCCATCCAGTGCTGCCAGGAGGACCTGTGCAACGAGAAGCTGCACAACGCTGCGCCCACCCGCACCGCCCTCGCCCACAGTGCCCTCAGCCTGGGGCTGGCCCTGGGCCTCCTGGCCGTCGTCTTAGCCCCCAGCCTGTGA